A DNA window from Myxocyprinus asiaticus isolate MX2 ecotype Aquarium Trade chromosome 15, UBuf_Myxa_2, whole genome shotgun sequence contains the following coding sequences:
- the LOC127452469 gene encoding FXYD domain-containing ion transport regulator 6-like isoform X2: MELSVAAVLLSHLAPALASTMDEIHEYDKPFHYDYESLRIGGMIFAVILFLMGIFLIISRKCRCKGNKSKPVGLDAEAARGAK, translated from the exons ATGGAACTTTCTGTCGCTGCTGTGCTGTTGTCTCACTTAGCACCAGCTCTGG cTTCCACAATGGATGAAATTCATG AGTATGACAAGCCATTTCATTATG ATTATGAATCTCTGAGGATTGGTGGTATGATCTTCGCTGTCATACTCTTCCTGATGGGAATCTTTCTCATTATCA GCCGGAAATGTCGCTGCAAAGGGAACAAATCAAA GCCAGTGGGACTTGATGCAGAGGCAGCCAGAG GTGCAAAATAA
- the LOC127452469 gene encoding FXYD domain-containing ion transport regulator 6-like isoform X1, giving the protein MELSVAAVLLSHLAPALGSAFGREMPASTMDEIHEYDKPFHYDYESLRIGGMIFAVILFLMGIFLIISRKCRCKGNKSKPVGLDAEAARGAK; this is encoded by the exons ATGGAACTTTCTGTCGCTGCTGTGCTGTTGTCTCACTTAGCACCAGCTCTGG gaTCAGCTTTTGGCAGGGAAATGCCAG cTTCCACAATGGATGAAATTCATG AGTATGACAAGCCATTTCATTATG ATTATGAATCTCTGAGGATTGGTGGTATGATCTTCGCTGTCATACTCTTCCTGATGGGAATCTTTCTCATTATCA GCCGGAAATGTCGCTGCAAAGGGAACAAATCAAA GCCAGTGGGACTTGATGCAGAGGCAGCCAGAG GTGCAAAATAA
- the LOC127452465 gene encoding sodium/potassium-transporting ATPase subunit gamma-like isoform X5 yields MAASTESYMHLDQSAFNYDYETLQTTGVILAMVMFVTGILIALSKKFKCSKSKSSPVEGPQPPKTESTASIPPQTV; encoded by the exons ATGGCAGCCTCAACAG agTCATACATGCATTTGGACCAGAGTGCCTTTAACTATG ATTATGAGACGCTGCAGACCACAGGTGTCATCCTCGCCATGGTTATGTTCGTCACTGGGATACTTATTGCTCTGA GTAAAAAGTTCAAATGCTCAAAATCCAA atccagtccagtggaagGCCCTCAGCCACCAAAGACAGAAAGTACAGCAAGCA TTCCGCCTCAGACAGTGTAA
- the LOC127452465 gene encoding FXYD domain-containing ion transport regulator 7-like isoform X2: MAASTESYMHLDQSAFNYDYETLQTTGVILAMVMFVTGILIALNPVQWKALSHQRQKFRLRQCKEDVCVRWGDPFWRGNVQTHKDTYRNVEEIRTCLTSFCNLSLNAVLLLYF, encoded by the exons ATGGCAGCCTCAACAG agTCATACATGCATTTGGACCAGAGTGCCTTTAACTATG ATTATGAGACGCTGCAGACCACAGGTGTCATCCTCGCCATGGTTATGTTCGTCACTGGGATACTTATTGCTCTGA atccagtccagtggaagGCCCTCAGCCACCAAAGACAGAAA TTCCGCCTCAGACAGTGTAAAGAAGATGTATGTGTGCGATGGGGTGACCCATTTTGGAGAGGAAATGTTCAGACACACAAAGATACTTACAGGAATGTGGAGGAGATTAGAACCTGCTTGACCTCTTTTTGTAACCTCAGCCTAAATGCTGTTCTATTGCTGTATTTTTAG
- the LOC127452465 gene encoding uncharacterized protein LOC127452465 isoform X1, giving the protein MAASTESYMHLDQSAFNYDYETLQTTGVILAMVMFVTGILIALNPVQWKALSHQRQKVQQAFRLRQCKEDVCVRWGDPFWRGNVQTHKDTYRNVEEIRTCLTSFCNLSLNAVLLLYF; this is encoded by the exons ATGGCAGCCTCAACAG agTCATACATGCATTTGGACCAGAGTGCCTTTAACTATG ATTATGAGACGCTGCAGACCACAGGTGTCATCCTCGCCATGGTTATGTTCGTCACTGGGATACTTATTGCTCTGA atccagtccagtggaagGCCCTCAGCCACCAAAGACAGAAAGTACAGCAAGCA TTCCGCCTCAGACAGTGTAAAGAAGATGTATGTGTGCGATGGGGTGACCCATTTTGGAGAGGAAATGTTCAGACACACAAAGATACTTACAGGAATGTGGAGGAGATTAGAACCTGCTTGACCTCTTTTTGTAACCTCAGCCTAAATGCTGTTCTATTGCTGTATTTTTAG
- the LOC127452465 gene encoding uncharacterized protein LOC127452465 isoform X4 yields MAASTESYMHLDQSAFNYDPVQWKALSHQRQKVQQAFRLRQCKEDVCVRWGDPFWRGNVQTHKDTYRNVEEIRTCLTSFCNLSLNAVLLLYF; encoded by the exons ATGGCAGCCTCAACAG agTCATACATGCATTTGGACCAGAGTGCCTTTAACTATG atccagtccagtggaagGCCCTCAGCCACCAAAGACAGAAAGTACAGCAAGCA TTCCGCCTCAGACAGTGTAAAGAAGATGTATGTGTGCGATGGGGTGACCCATTTTGGAGAGGAAATGTTCAGACACACAAAGATACTTACAGGAATGTGGAGGAGATTAGAACCTGCTTGACCTCTTTTTGTAACCTCAGCCTAAATGCTGTTCTATTGCTGTATTTTTAG
- the LOC127452465 gene encoding uncharacterized protein LOC127452465 isoform X3 has protein sequence MHLDQSAFNYDYETLQTTGVILAMVMFVTGILIALNPVQWKALSHQRQKVQQAFRLRQCKEDVCVRWGDPFWRGNVQTHKDTYRNVEEIRTCLTSFCNLSLNAVLLLYF, from the exons ATGCATTTGGACCAGAGTGCCTTTAACTATG ATTATGAGACGCTGCAGACCACAGGTGTCATCCTCGCCATGGTTATGTTCGTCACTGGGATACTTATTGCTCTGA atccagtccagtggaagGCCCTCAGCCACCAAAGACAGAAAGTACAGCAAGCA TTCCGCCTCAGACAGTGTAAAGAAGATGTATGTGTGCGATGGGGTGACCCATTTTGGAGAGGAAATGTTCAGACACACAAAGATACTTACAGGAATGTGGAGGAGATTAGAACCTGCTTGACCTCTTTTTGTAACCTCAGCCTAAATGCTGTTCTATTGCTGTATTTTTAG